One genomic window of Saprospiraceae bacterium includes the following:
- a CDS encoding RNA polymerase sigma factor, with protein MSTVEFYNLLDKQTQTLQNFAFSLTRDEEDAKDLCQETAFRALSNKEKFQTGTNFKAWLITIMKNIFINNYRRKVKGGIVSDNSENQYYINSMSNAVQNRADSDIMMKELNGMVESLDDSLRIPFVRYYHGFKYQEIADELKLPLGTVKSRIFFARKALKNMIGNHYGIYSDIAAQDN; from the coding sequence ATGTCAACGGTAGAATTTTATAATCTTTTAGACAAGCAAACGCAAACTTTACAAAATTTTGCTTTTAGTTTAACACGCGATGAAGAGGACGCGAAAGATCTTTGTCAGGAAACGGCCTTCCGGGCATTATCCAATAAAGAGAAATTTCAAACGGGCACCAATTTTAAGGCCTGGTTGATTACCATTATGAAAAACATATTCATCAATAACTATCGCAGGAAAGTTAAGGGTGGAATTGTCAGTGATAATAGTGAAAACCAGTATTATATCAACTCGATGAGCAATGCGGTTCAGAACCGCGCGGATTCCGATATCATGATGAAAGAACTCAACGGAATGGTAGAAAGTTTGGATGATAGTTTGCGGATTCCATTTGTGAGATATTATCACGGATTTAAATATCAGGAAATTGCGGATGAATTAAAACTTCCATTGGGGACCGTCAAGAGCAGAATCTTTTTTGCACGCAAGGCGTTGAAGAACATGATTGGCAATCATTACGGGATTTATAGTGATATCGCAGCACAAGACAACTAA
- the tgt gene encoding tRNA guanosine(34) transglycosylase Tgt, producing MAVKFSLSHQCTDSAARCGILETEHGTIDTPVFMPVGTAGTVKAVHQEELITAVRTKIILGNTYHLYLRPGLEILAKAGGLHSFIHWNHVLLTDSGGYQVFSLSSSRKISHEGVWFYSHIDGSKHLFTPASVVDTQRIFGSDIMMALDECPPYPCERKYAQKSMDLTHQWLEIGYQHSENTKPLYGFEQCFVPIAQGSVYDDLREKSLMYIQNIRSPIYAIGGLSVGEPESDLLRLVKLAGEVLPQTSARYLMGVGTPKNLLDAIELGIDMFDCVLPTRNARHGILYTTQGIINIRNAKWKDDLSPIDPLLDLNTSQLHSKAYLRHLFYAGEMLAAQIASLQNLRFYTWLMEEARINMRENNFVNWKKEILLRIHKRI from the coding sequence ATGGCGGTAAAATTTTCTTTGAGTCACCAATGCACAGATTCTGCTGCGAGATGTGGAATCCTTGAAACGGAACATGGAACCATTGATACACCGGTGTTTATGCCTGTTGGAACTGCGGGCACAGTCAAGGCAGTACATCAGGAGGAGTTAATAACAGCTGTTCGAACTAAAATTATTTTGGGCAATACCTATCATTTATATCTACGGCCCGGATTGGAAATATTAGCAAAAGCCGGAGGCTTGCATTCCTTTATTCATTGGAATCATGTTTTGCTGACAGATAGTGGAGGATACCAGGTTTTTTCCCTTAGCTCAAGTAGAAAAATAAGCCATGAGGGCGTTTGGTTTTATTCTCATATAGATGGTTCCAAACATTTGTTCACGCCGGCGAGTGTTGTGGATACCCAAAGAATTTTCGGCTCAGATATTATGATGGCACTAGATGAATGCCCACCATATCCTTGTGAACGGAAATATGCTCAGAAGTCTATGGACTTAACACATCAATGGCTGGAAATCGGCTATCAGCATTCCGAAAATACAAAACCCTTATATGGATTTGAGCAATGTTTTGTCCCAATAGCGCAGGGCTCTGTATACGACGATCTTCGTGAAAAATCGCTGATGTATATACAGAACATCAGGAGTCCGATTTATGCAATTGGAGGACTTTCAGTGGGAGAACCGGAGTCAGATCTACTTAGACTTGTGAAACTAGCAGGAGAGGTCTTACCGCAAACGAGTGCACGATATTTAATGGGTGTTGGCACACCAAAGAACTTACTCGATGCAATTGAACTAGGAATTGATATGTTCGATTGTGTTTTGCCCACGCGCAATGCAAGACACGGAATTCTATATACCACACAAGGCATTATCAATATTCGAAACGCAAAATGGAAGGATGACCTGAGCCCAATAGATCCGCTATTGGATTTAAATACCAGTCAACTCCATTCCAAGGCCTACCTGAGGCATTTGTTTTATGCCGGAGAAATGCTGGCGGCACAAATAGCAAGTTTACAAAATTTGAGATTTTATACTTGGTTGATGGAAGAAGCCAGAATAAACATGAGGGAAAATAACTTTGTGAACTGGAAAAAAGAAATACTTCTGCGCATTCATAAAAGAATCTAA
- the rodA gene encoding rod shape-determining protein RodA, translating to MLRNRITGYYDWITIGLYLSLLVIGWLAIYSVSYTQISGMDLLNLENPITKQSFYLLVALLVFGISQAISEKFWHTFSYLIYAVSLLLLVLVLIVGTEVKGAKAWFNFGGFSFQPAEFAKFGTALALSSFMTFYKTNLKQLYFQGISFGIILAPVLLILLQPDAGSALTFFSFFILLYLEGLNALYFLSVLLLIAVFILSFLFPISWILAGLIFLGLIVAWGFAKSFKYKWVLLLFITILLAGCGIILGIDKLLILSGIPLLGAVIYLWKSKEEALALVIPVSIGFLWLVSYFSVSFIEKLEPHQQERIKVWLKPEECDPRGSLYNVLQSKVAIGAGGFAGKGFLEGNMTKLKFVPEQSTDFIFSSIGEEHGFIGSITVVILFAVLIFRLFTIGERAEKKFVSSFATCVAGLLLFHVIINIGMTVGLFPIVGIPLPFISKGGSALIGFSLMLGVLFKMQSKA from the coding sequence ATGCTTCGAAATCGAATCACGGGATATTATGATTGGATAACCATTGGGCTTTATTTGAGTTTACTGGTCATTGGATGGCTCGCTATTTATTCGGTGAGTTATACTCAAATTTCCGGAATGGATTTATTGAATCTGGAAAATCCTATTACCAAACAATCTTTTTATTTGCTCGTTGCTTTATTGGTGTTTGGTATTTCACAAGCGATCAGCGAAAAATTTTGGCATACATTTTCTTATCTGATCTATGCCGTTTCGCTCCTATTGTTAGTTCTCGTTTTGATAGTTGGCACAGAAGTTAAAGGAGCCAAAGCCTGGTTTAATTTTGGTGGCTTTTCCTTTCAACCGGCAGAATTTGCAAAATTCGGCACTGCGTTAGCGTTGAGCTCATTTATGACTTTTTATAAAACAAATTTAAAGCAACTATATTTTCAAGGGATTTCTTTCGGAATTATTTTAGCACCGGTACTCTTAATTTTATTGCAACCGGATGCCGGATCTGCATTGACTTTTTTTTCATTTTTTATATTACTTTACCTAGAGGGCTTGAATGCTTTATATTTTTTAAGTGTTCTATTGCTAATAGCTGTATTTATATTATCTTTTCTATTTCCCATTTCATGGATATTAGCAGGCTTGATATTTTTAGGCTTGATCGTTGCATGGGGGTTTGCGAAATCATTTAAATATAAATGGGTTTTACTTTTGTTCATCACAATTTTATTGGCCGGCTGTGGTATTATCTTGGGGATTGATAAGCTGCTCATTTTATCAGGCATCCCTTTACTCGGTGCTGTTATTTATTTGTGGAAATCAAAAGAAGAGGCTCTTGCCTTGGTCATCCCGGTGAGTATAGGCTTTTTGTGGTTGGTATCTTATTTCTCTGTTTCATTTATCGAAAAACTAGAACCGCATCAACAAGAAAGAATCAAAGTGTGGTTGAAACCGGAAGAATGCGATCCAAGAGGTTCTCTATATAATGTCTTACAATCAAAAGTTGCTATTGGTGCTGGTGGTTTCGCGGGAAAAGGATTTCTGGAGGGCAATATGACCAAATTAAAATTTGTACCAGAGCAATCAACAGATTTTATTTTTAGTTCGATAGGTGAAGAACACGGTTTTATTGGAAGTATCACGGTAGTAATTTTATTTGCCGTGTTGATTTTTAGATTATTTACCATTGGAGAGCGGGCGGAGAAAAAATTTGTATCAAGTTTTGCCACATGCGTTGCAGGACTCCTATTATTTCATGTCATTATCAATATAGGCATGACCGTTGGTTTGTTTCCAATTGTAGGTATTCCTTTGCCTTTTATAAGTAAGGGTGGTTCAGCATTGATAGGCTTTTCTTTAATGTTGGGTGTATTGTTCAAAATGCAAAGTAAAGCTTAA
- a CDS encoding LptF/LptG family permease — translation MKLTNYFRILDRYIIKKYVFTFLFIMLLFSLVSVVFDLSEKIEKFLSKDLSAWYIIKNYYFNFIPWIHSLLFPLYGLITVTFFTSRMAGQTEIIPMLSAGISFNRLLWPFLFSGAIFTGLHLTSNHFVIPQSNKALRTFDNTYIKPGNIKNRDRNVHLFVAPDVTAFIRHYQNMDSSGLDFQMEKFNGEKIEMIFKAKSIKWKAEPNIWTLQDYEIRTIGDSSEILEIQMGQKMDSAIHLSPADFVFISNEKDMLTTPELMEFIERETKKGSGITKAYEIEFYRRTADPFTTLILSFIGVCIASRKVRGGLGLHLAAGIILGVVFIFLSKMSLTFASNEVLPTGLALWIPNLIFLTVGFMLLKRAQK, via the coding sequence TTGAAGTTGACAAATTATTTTAGGATCCTCGATAGGTATATTATAAAAAAGTATGTCTTTACTTTTTTATTTATCATGTTATTGTTTTCTTTAGTGTCTGTTGTCTTTGATCTTAGCGAAAAAATAGAAAAATTTCTTTCAAAAGATCTAAGTGCCTGGTATATTATTAAAAATTATTATTTCAACTTCATCCCCTGGATTCATTCATTATTGTTTCCACTTTATGGACTCATCACCGTTACTTTTTTCACTTCCAGGATGGCAGGCCAAACTGAAATTATCCCAATGTTGAGTGCAGGGATAAGCTTTAACCGTTTGCTATGGCCTTTTTTATTTTCAGGGGCGATATTTACCGGCCTTCATTTAACAAGCAATCATTTTGTGATCCCACAATCTAATAAAGCACTCAGAACATTTGATAATACTTATATTAAACCCGGAAACATTAAGAACAGAGATCGAAACGTACATTTGTTTGTGGCACCGGACGTGACGGCCTTTATCAGACATTATCAAAATATGGATAGCTCCGGATTGGATTTTCAAATGGAGAAGTTCAATGGCGAAAAAATAGAAATGATCTTTAAGGCGAAATCCATAAAGTGGAAAGCCGAACCCAATATTTGGACCTTGCAGGATTATGAAATCAGAACCATTGGGGATAGTTCTGAAATATTAGAAATACAAATGGGTCAAAAAATGGATAGTGCCATCCATTTATCTCCAGCAGACTTTGTTTTCATTTCAAATGAAAAAGACATGCTTACGACTCCGGAATTAATGGAGTTTATCGAAAGAGAAACGAAAAAGGGATCAGGAATAACCAAAGCATATGAAATTGAATTCTACCGGCGAACGGCGGATCCTTTTACTACTCTTATTCTTAGTTTTATCGGGGTTTGCATCGCCAGCAGGAAAGTGAGGGGCGGATTGGGTTTACATTTAGCAGCAGGAATTATTCTCGGGGTTGTATTCATCTTTTTATCTAAGATGTCTCTCACTTTTGCAAGCAATGAGGTTTTACCGACGGGATTGGCCTTGTGGATTCCCAATTTAATATTCCTTACTGTGGGCTTTATGTTGCTAAAAAGAGCCCAAAAGTGA